One region of Syntrophobacter fumaroxidans MPOB genomic DNA includes:
- a CDS encoding DUF6600 domain-containing protein encodes MNKLKWLGLILVFLVAAAPAVHAQPQASEDDEAVLVGRISHVEGQLLRYVPDEKDWVATVQDAPFGLDDALYSDQDGKAEFIMPNNSWARISGDTQIQLITLKPDATVIDVASGVTRFYDKSSEAVIQATTPFGYVMAQPGAVFDLYVGDQSAEVIAIKGDVDFVHNATGTKYEVLPGASSIVADEREVASGEGNVDADWDDWNANRDALWSKRMTVRGDSVKYLPPAIQDDAYALDESGRWEEVEYEGRRQRLWRPVRVERDWAPFTAGRWTVWNEDNTWVPEEPFGYVTHHYGNWVMVGNAWFWAPPVVRVRVTPGVVGFGWYPGRVAWIGTGAQVGWIPLAPMEPYYCHRRWGPRAVVVTNVAAVRINIGSYRWYNRAVVVNHNNFYGVRNYRNVRVTNINHTTIINNFRGAPVVNNTVVNNYNTDRRRYNFSNVNVVRKPHQTVVNRIVQNERLAKQESPRMNAALIRQNAANARKAAPVQKAVVERPRITNKVVSAGEVNKPASEVRFQQREIKQRVRPAAEVRGRGSDAPTAGPRTVPGQVQPARPGDGGPAGRREVTKPGGQLQPARPGEQVQPGRPGTGREVSEPRGPRQPEQRIKRDEPSQQGPGQRPQLQDQRRPPAQDDRRTIKPQEQQPQRRPDMQEQKRPGVQEQRRPQMQEQRRPEVQEQRRPQVQEQRRPPAQDDRRTIKPQEQQPQRRPEVQEQRRPQVQEQRRPQMQEQRRPQVQEQRRPQMQEQRPGAQQPRQQQGVQQPRPQQGQQPQHGQQQGPAGKKKADEKP; translated from the coding sequence ATGAACAAACTGAAGTGGTTAGGATTGATCCTGGTTTTTCTTGTTGCGGCGGCGCCTGCCGTCCACGCCCAGCCTCAGGCTTCCGAGGACGACGAGGCCGTGCTGGTGGGGAGGATATCCCACGTGGAAGGCCAGTTGCTGCGATATGTTCCGGACGAGAAGGACTGGGTGGCCACGGTGCAGGATGCGCCGTTCGGGCTGGACGACGCCCTGTATTCGGATCAGGACGGCAAGGCGGAGTTCATCATGCCCAACAACAGCTGGGCGAGGATCAGCGGGGACACGCAGATCCAGCTGATCACGCTCAAGCCCGACGCGACGGTCATCGACGTCGCTTCCGGCGTCACGCGCTTCTATGACAAGAGCTCCGAGGCCGTGATCCAGGCGACGACTCCTTTCGGCTACGTGATGGCGCAACCCGGAGCGGTATTCGACCTCTACGTGGGGGATCAATCCGCCGAGGTGATTGCGATCAAGGGTGACGTGGACTTCGTTCACAACGCGACGGGGACCAAGTACGAGGTCCTTCCCGGCGCGTCCTCCATCGTTGCGGACGAGCGGGAAGTGGCATCGGGCGAAGGCAATGTGGATGCCGACTGGGACGACTGGAACGCGAACCGCGACGCCCTGTGGTCGAAGCGGATGACGGTGCGCGGCGATTCCGTCAAGTACCTGCCGCCCGCCATTCAGGACGATGCGTACGCCCTGGACGAGAGCGGGCGTTGGGAGGAAGTCGAGTACGAAGGCCGGCGCCAGAGGCTCTGGAGGCCCGTGCGCGTCGAGCGGGACTGGGCTCCTTTCACGGCCGGGCGCTGGACGGTGTGGAACGAGGACAACACCTGGGTTCCTGAAGAGCCGTTCGGATACGTCACCCATCACTACGGCAACTGGGTGATGGTGGGCAATGCGTGGTTCTGGGCGCCTCCTGTGGTGAGAGTCCGCGTGACGCCGGGCGTGGTCGGATTCGGGTGGTATCCCGGACGCGTGGCGTGGATCGGCACCGGGGCGCAGGTCGGCTGGATTCCGCTGGCCCCTATGGAGCCGTACTATTGTCATCGGCGCTGGGGACCGCGGGCGGTCGTGGTGACCAACGTGGCCGCTGTCCGCATCAACATCGGAAGCTACAGGTGGTACAACCGCGCCGTGGTGGTGAACCACAATAATTTCTACGGCGTGAGGAACTACCGGAACGTGAGGGTGACGAACATCAACCATACCACCATCATCAACAACTTCCGGGGAGCTCCGGTGGTGAACAACACGGTCGTCAACAACTACAATACCGACCGCAGGCGCTACAACTTCAGCAACGTCAACGTGGTGAGGAAGCCTCACCAGACGGTGGTGAACCGGATCGTGCAAAACGAGCGGCTGGCGAAGCAGGAATCGCCGCGGATGAACGCCGCCCTCATCCGGCAGAACGCCGCGAACGCAAGGAAGGCCGCTCCGGTGCAGAAAGCCGTGGTGGAACGGCCAAGGATCACCAACAAGGTGGTTTCGGCCGGCGAAGTGAACAAACCGGCTTCCGAGGTGCGGTTCCAACAAAGGGAAATCAAGCAGAGGGTCCGGCCGGCCGCGGAAGTCAGGGGTCGGGGATCGGATGCTCCCACGGCGGGTCCGCGAACGGTACCCGGCCAGGTCCAGCCGGCCAGGCCCGGTGACGGAGGGCCGGCAGGCAGACGGGAAGTGACGAAACCCGGCGGGCAGCTTCAACCGGCCAGGCCCGGCGAGCAGGTTCAGCCCGGCAGACCGGGTACGGGACGAGAGGTTTCGGAACCGAGGGGTCCCCGGCAGCCCGAGCAGAGAATAAAGCGGGACGAGCCTTCGCAGCAGGGCCCGGGACAGCGGCCGCAGCTCCAGGATCAGCGACGCCCGCCGGCACAGGATGACCGGAGGACGATCAAGCCTCAGGAGCAGCAGCCGCAGCGCAGGCCGGACATGCAGGAACAAAAACGGCCCGGCGTGCAGGAGCAAAGAAGGCCGCAAATGCAGGAACAGCGACGCCCGGAGGTGCAGGAGCAAAGAAGGCCTCAGGTACAGGAACAGCGGCGGCCGCCGGCGCAGGACGATCGGAGGACGATCAAGCCTCAGGAGCAGCAGCCGCAGCGCAGGCCGGAAGTTCAGGAACAGAGACGGCCCCAGGTGCAGGAACAACGCAGGCCGCAAATGCAGGAACAGCGACGGCCCCAGGTTCAGGAACAACGCAGGCCCCAAATGCAGGAACAGAGGCCCGGGGCTCAGCAGCCAAGACAGCAGCAGGGCGTTCAGCAGCCAAGGCCTCAGCAGGGGCAGCAGCCCCAGCATGGGCAGCAGCAGGGCCCAGCCGGCAAGAAAAAGGCTGATGAGAAACCTTGA